In the Topomyia yanbarensis strain Yona2022 chromosome 3, ASM3024719v1, whole genome shotgun sequence genome, one interval contains:
- the LOC131691071 gene encoding elongation of very long chain fatty acids protein 1-like — protein sequence MDSANITSHWLQNVNGLGGMYNFLVYDLADHRTKDLPLLHNPIWIVSCLVTYLLLVLHIVPKWMEDRKPFRLREISIIYDAFQIIGSGTSIYLFFKHGWSWDFFWECKAPDFSNDVHSIGFARAAYFTYLLKMTELIETVMYALRKKNNQISFFHVYHHCYAVITSHGFAKYGGGSMLSYTIIVNSIVHVFMYTYYLSSIFAKQLPFSLVPMKKVITVLQIVQLASVLVNLCYALSATCPVPVLHCLFHGPNMALQIKLFADFYATAYKSKTPVAKLTDSTEAITDSTQLVHKQKQM from the exons ATGGATTCGGCAAATATTACAAGCCACTGGCTGCAAAATGTGAACGGTTTGGGTGGAATGTACAATTTCCTTGTGTATGATCTGGCTGACCACAGGACGAAGGATCTACCGCTGTTGCATAATCCAATATGGATAGTTTCCTGCCTCGTGACATATCTATTGCTAGTGCTTCACATAGTGCCAAA GTGGATGGAAGATCGAAAGCCGTTCAGACTTAGAGAAATAAGCATAATTTACGATGCATTTCAAATCATCGGTAGCGGGACGTCAATTTATTTGTTCTTCAAGCACGGATGGAGCTGGGATTTCTTCTGGGAATGCAAGGCGCCAGATTTTTCCAACGATGTACATTCTATCGGATTTGCCCGGGCGGCGTACTTtacgtatttgttgaaaatgacAGAGCTGATTGAGACAGTGATGTACGCGCTCAGGAAGAAGAACAATCAAATTAGTTTTTTCCACGTTTATCATCATTGCTATGCTGTGATCACATCCCATGGTTTTGCGAAGTACGGAGGGG GAAGCATGCTCAGTTACACGATCATCGTCAATAGTATAGTTCATGTATTCATGTACACGTACTATCTGAGTTCCATATTTGCCAAACAGCTACCTTTTAGCTTAGTTCCTATGAAGAAGGTTATTACGGTGCTGCAAATC GTTCAACTAGCAAGCGTCTTGGTTAATCTTTGCTACGCATTGAGTGCCACTTGTCCTGTTCCTGTATTACACTGTCTGTTCCATGGACCAAATATGGCCTTGCAAATCAAACTGTTCGCTGATTTCTACGCCACAGCATATAAATCGAAAACACCTGTCGCAAAACTCACCGATTCGACTGAAGCTATCACAGACAGTACGCAGCTTGtacacaaacaaaaacaaatgtaa
- the LOC131691072 gene encoding elongation of very long chain fatty acids protein 4-like, whose amino-acid sequence MDQNVTSRFSDLENFYTFLIDDLADKRTDNLPFLHSPMWPVSILLLYFGAVYIWVPNYMKNHKPFELRNFMIGYNLFQVVACYLLIRHFFKHGWTFDYLYSCKLPDYSNDSKSIGFMYGSYFNYVIKTIELIETVLFALRKKQSQISFLHVYHHACTFCIAWIFAKYVGGSMLTYTIIVNSTVHMFMYSYYLIAIFSKQLPFKLSGVKKFITVFQIVQLISILANVGFAMRRSCPMPPTLIFIYLPYMLILLSMFFSFYVRTYKMNNNALGKVVGISSNEIEIRKKQ is encoded by the exons ATGGATCAAAACGTAACAAGTCGGTTTAGTGATTTGGAAAATTTCTACACCTTTCTAATTGACGACTTGGCCGATAAGAGGACAGACAATCTTCCGTTTCTGCATAGTCCCATGTGGCCTGTTTCGATACTTCTCCTGTATTTCGGAGCCGTGTACATATGGGTGCCAAA ttatatgaaaaatcacAAACCCTTCGAACTGAGAAACTTTATGATCGGTTACAACCTTTTTCAAGTGGTGGCATGCTATCTGCTTATTCGACATTTCTTCAAACACGGTTGGACATTCGACTACTTGTATTCATGCAAGCTGCCGGATTACTCGAATGACTCGAAATCAATCGGTTTCATGTATGGGTCATATTTTAATTATGTGATTAAGACAATCGAACTGATCGAAACGGTACTGTTCGCGCTGAGAAAGAAGCAAAGTCAAATAAGCTTTCTGCACGTGTACCACCATGCTTGCACATTCTGCATCGCTTGGATCTTCGCGAAATACGTCGGGG GAAGTATGCTGACATACACTATCATCGTCAATTCGACAGTGCATATGTTCATGTATTCCTACTACTTGATTGCGATTTTTTCCAAACAATTGCCTTTCAAGTTGAGTGGCGTGAAGAAATTCATCACGGTGTTTCAAATC GTTCAACTAATCAGCATCTTGGCCAATGTTGGGTTCGCTATGCGCCGTAGCTGTCCAATGCCACCTACACTGATTTTCATCTACCTGCCGTATATGTTGATATTGTTGTCGATGTTTTTCAGCTTTTACGTCAGGACGTACAAAATGAACAATAACGCGCTGGGAAAGGTTGTAGGAATTAGCAGTAATGAAATAGAAATACGAAAAAagcaataa